In Phyllostomus discolor isolate MPI-MPIP mPhyDis1 chromosome 3, mPhyDis1.pri.v3, whole genome shotgun sequence, a single genomic region encodes these proteins:
- the MTREX gene encoding exosome RNA helicase MTR4, whose protein sequence is MADAFGDELFSVFEDDPAAAPGARKDKDKGKWKGPPGPAERAGKRPDGHLQPEPTHVGKTKRDADFESPDEPVFGKKPRVEESVTEDLSLADLMPRVKVQSVETVEGCTHEVALPADEDYLPLKPRVGKAAKEYPFILDAFQREAIQCVDNNQSVLVSAHTSAGKTVCAEYAIALALREKQRVIFTSPIKALSNQKYREMYEEFQDVGLMTGDVTINPTASCLVMTTEILRSMLYRGSEVMREVAWVIFDEIHYMRDSERGVVWEETIILLPDNVHYVFLSATIPNARQFAEWICHLHKQPCHVIYTDYRPTPLQHYIFPAGGDGLHLVVDENGDFREDNFSTAMQVLRDAGDLAKGDQKGRRGGTKGPSNVFKIVKMIMERNFQPVIIFSFSKKDCEAYALQMTKLDFNTDEEKKMVEEVFSNAIDCLSDEDKKLPQVEHVLPLLKRGVGIHHGGLLPILKETIEILFSEGLIKALFATETFAMGINMPARTVLFTNARKFDGKDFRWISSGEYIQMSGRAGRRGMDDRGIVILMVDEKMSPTVGKQLLKGSADPLNSAFHLTYNMVLNLLRVEEINPEYMLEKSFYQFQHYRAIPGVVEKVKSSEEQYSRIVIPNEESVVVYYKIRQQLARLGQEIEAYTHKPKYCLPFLQPGRLVKVKNEGDDFGWGVVVNFSKKSNVKPGSGELDPLYVVEVLLRCSRESLENSATEAAKPAKPDERGEMQVVPVLVHLLSAISSVRLYIPRDLRPLDNRQSVLKSIQEVQKRFPDGVPLLDPIDDMGIQDQGLKKVIQKVEAFEHRMYSHPLHSDPSLETVYTLCERKAQIALDIKSAKRELKKARTVLQMDELKCRKRVLRRLGFATSSDVIEMKGRVACEISSADELLLTEMMFNGLFNDLSAEQAAALLSCFVFQENSSEMPKLTEQLAGPLRQMQECAKRIAKVSAEAKLEIDEETYLSSFKPHLMDVVHTWATGATFAHICKMTDVFEGSIIRCMRRLEELLRQMCQAAKAIGNTELENKFAEGITKIKRDIVFAASLYL, encoded by the exons ATGGCGGACGCCTTCGGGGACGAGCTGTTCAGCGTGTTCGAGGACGACCCCGCCGCTGCGCCGGGAGCCAGGAAGGACAAGGACAAGGGGAAATGGAAGGGGCCCCCGGGGCCCGCGGAGAGGGCCGG GAAGCGTCCCGATGGCCACCTGCAGCCCGAGCCTACCCACGTCGGGAAAACCAAGAGGGACGCGGATTTCGAGAGCCCGGACGAGCCCGTCTTCGGGAAGAAGCCCAGGGTGGAGGAGTCTGTAACCGAGGACCTGAG CCTGGCAGACCTGATGCCCAGAGTGAAAGTGCAGTCGGTGGAAACCGTTGAAGGCTGTACCCACGAG GTGGCTCTTCCTGCAGACGAAGACTATTTACCGCTTAAACCTCGAGTTGGAAAAGCTGCAAAG GAATACCCGTTCATTCTTGACGCTTTTCAAAGGGAAGCCATTCAGTGTGTCGACAACAACCAGTCTGTCCTAGTGTCTGCCCACACGTCGGCGGGGAAAACCGTGTGTGCCGA GTACGCCATTGCCCTGGCCCTGCGGGAGAAACAGCGGGTGATCTTCACCAGCCCCATCAAGGCGCTGAGCAACCAGAAGTACCGCGAGATGTACGAGGAGTTCCAGGACGTGGGCCTGATGACGGGGGACGTCACCATCAACCCCACGGCGTCCTGTCTCGTCATGACCACGGAG ATCCTGAGGAGCATGCTGTACAGAGGCTCTGAGGTCATGCGGGAAGTCGCCTGGGTCATATTCGATGAGATCCACTACATGAGAGACTCAG AGCGTGGCGTGGTGTGGGAGGAGACCATCATCCTGCTCCCCGACAACGTGCACTACGTCTTCCTCTCGGCCACCATCCCCAACGCCCGGCAGTTTGCTGAGTGGATCTGCCACCTACACAAGCAG ccctgCCACGTGATCTACACGGACTACCGGCCCACGCCCCTGCAGCACTACATCTTCCCGGCTGGCGGGGACGGCCTGCACCTGGTGGTCGACGAGAAC GGCGACTTCCGGGAGGACAACTTCAGCACGGCCATGCAGGTGCTCCGCGACGCGGGGGACCTGGCCAAGGGCGACCAGAAGGGCCGGCGCGGAGGGACGAAAG GACCATCAAACGTGTTCAAGATTGTGAAGATGATCATGGAGAGGAACTTCCAGCCCGTGATCATCTTCAGCTTCAGCAAGAAAGACTGCGAGGCCTACGCACTCCAGATGACCAAACTGGACTTCAACACAG ACGAGGAGAAGAAGATGGTGGAGGAGGTGTTCAGCAACGCCATCGACTGCCTGTCGGATGAGGACAAGAAGCTCCCCCAG GTGGAGCACGTGCTGCCCCTGCTGAAGCGCGGCGTCGGCATCCACCACGGCGGCCTGCTTCCGATCCTGAAGGAGACCATCGAGATCCTGTTTTCCGAAGGGCTGATAAAG GCCCTGTTCGCGACGGAGACTTTCGCGATGGGAATCAACATGCCAGCCAgaacagtgttatttacaaatgCCCGGAAATTCGACGGGAAAGACTTCCGATGG ATCTCCTCCGGGGAGTACATCCAGATGTCCGGCCGCGCGGGCCGGCGGGGCATGGACGACAGGGGCATCGTGATCCTCATGGTGGACGAGAAGATGAGCCCGACCGTGGGGAAGCAGCTGCTCAAG ggctcagCGGACCCTCTGAACAGTGCCTTCCACCTGACCTACAACATGGTCCTGAACTTGCTGCGCGTGGAGGAGATCAACCCCGAGTACATGCTGGAGAAGTCCTTCTACCAGTTCCAGCACTACCGCGCCATCCCCGGCGTGGTGGAGA AGGTGAAGAGCTCGGAGGAGCAGTACAGCCGGATAGTGATCCCCAACGAGGAGAGCGTGGTCGTGTACTACAAGATCAGGCAGCAGCTGGCCCGGCTGGGCCAGGAGATCGAGGCCTACACCCACAAGCCCAAGTACTGCCTGCCCTTCCTGCAGCCCGGCCGCCTGGTGAAG gtGAAGAACGAAGGAGATGATTTTGGCTGGGGAGTGGTGGTGAATTTCTCCAAGAAGTCAAACGTGAAG CCCGGTTCCGGGGAGCTGGACCCCCTGTACGTGGTGGAGGTGCTTCTGCGTTGCAGCCGGGAGAGCCTGGAGAACTCGGCGACCGAGGCGGCCAAGCCGGCCAAGCCCGACGAGCGCGGGGAGATGCAG GTGGTTCCGGTGCTGGTGCATCTCCTGTCCGCCATCAGCAGCGTGCGGCTCTACATCCCCCGGGACCTGCGGCCGCTGGACAACAGGCAGAGCGTGCTCAAGTCGATCCAG GAGGTGCAGAAGCGGTTCCCCGACGGCGTCCCGCTGCTGGACCCCATCGACGACATGGGCATCCAGGACCAGGGCCTGAAGAAGGTCATCCAGAAGGTGGAGGCCTTCGAGCACCGGATGTACTCGCACCCGCTGCACAGCGACCCCAGCCTGGAGACCGTGTACACGCTCTGCGAGCGGAAAGCGCAG ATCGCGCTGGACATCAAGTCGGCGAAGCGGGAGCTCAAGAAGGCCAGGACGGTCCTGCAGATGGACGAGCTCAAGTGCCGCAAGCGCGTGCTGCGGCGGCTGGGGTTCGCCACGTCGTCCGACGTCATCGAGATGAAGGGGCGCGTGGCCTGCGAGATCAGCAG CGCCGACGAGCTGCTGCTGACCGAGATGATGTTCAACGGCCTCTTCAACGACCTGTCGGCCGAGCAGGCCGCGGCCCTGCTGAGCTGCTTCGTGTTCCAGGAGAAC TCGAGCGAGATGCCCAAGTTAACGGAGCAGCTGGCCGGCCCCCTCCGCCAGATGCAG GAGTGTGCGAAGCGCATCGCCAAAGTCTCGGCAGAGGCCAAGTTGGAGATCGACGAGGAGACCTACCTGAGCTCCTTCAAGCCTCACCTGATGGACGTGGTGCACACCTGGGCCACCGGGGCGACCTTCGCCCACATCTGCAAGATGACCGACGTCTTCGAAG GCAGCATCATCCGCTGCATGCGGCGCCTGGAGGAGCTGCTGCGGCAGATGTGCCAGGCGGCCAAAGCCAtcgggaacacggagctggagaACAAGTTCGCGGAAG GAATCACCAAGATCAAGAGGGACATCGTGTTCGCCGCCAGCCTCTACCTGTAG